One Deltaproteobacteria bacterium DNA window includes the following coding sequences:
- a CDS encoding XRE family transcriptional regulator, giving the protein MSKAELGRKAGLSALTIDRVESGMDCRMDTKRKIMLALGLKLSDKDKVFP; this is encoded by the coding sequence ATGAGCAAGGCGGAACTGGGGCGCAAGGCGGGGCTTTCGGCGCTGACGATCGACCGCGTGGAATCGGGAATGGATTGCCGGATGGACACGAAGCGGAAAATCATGCTCGCGCTGGGGTTGAAGCTGTCCGACAAAGACAAGGTGTTTCCC